The sequence CACCGAGACGATTGTTCGTAAAATTCAGCGTGATATTTTAGAAGAGTTGCGCCTTTATGTCACAGTTGGAATCGGCGACAATCCCCTTCTTGCCAAACTTGCGCTCGATAACGTTGCTAAAAATCGCGACGATGGAATAGCTGAATGGCGCTATGAAGACGTTCCAGAGACAATTTGGAAGATTAGACATTTGGATGATGTCTGCGGAATTGGGCGTCGGACTGCTGTTCGTCTACAAAAAATGGGAATCTTTAATATGTACCAACTAAGCCAAACGCCGCCACAAGTGTTGAAAAACGCAATGGGTGTAGTTGGCGAACAACTTTACTATCATGCTCATGGCATCGATTATAGCCTTTTAAATGAAAAATATGTTCCAGTTAGTAAAAGCTACGGAAAAAGCCAAATTCTTGAAAAAGACTATCACGTGCCGGCCGAAGTAGAGATTGTCATCCGCGAAATGGTCGAGGAAGTAGCCATGCGTTTACGCCAAAATCATGTGGATACTGCTGTTATCCACCTAAGTGTCGGCTACAGTAAATACAGCATAAAAAAAGGATTCAGCCATCAAGCTAAAATCCCTCCCACTAGTAGCAGTCATGCACTTATTCCTTATTTCCTGCAACTATTTAGACGTTATGATGAACGCGAACCTGTGCGCTCCATTGCTATTTCATGCGGTAAGATTACTTTGAAAACAGGGTTGCAGCTCAATTTATTTGAGGATGCTACCACAACTTTAAATCATGAACAATTAGAAATAACGGTCGACAAAATCCGGTCGCGTTATGGGTTTAAATCCCTCATGCACGCAAGTAGTTTATTAAATGGAGCGACTGGTTTAAAACGGTCTGAAATGGTTGGTGGTCATAAAGGTTAATCATTCTGGATTTACACGGAATAAGAAATCTTGCACCATTGTTGTAAATATTTTCGGTTGTTCGATTTGCAAATTATGACCTGCAAAATCAAGAATAGCAATCGATGCATGTGGATATTTTTCAAGCAATGTAATCCCGTCTGCGTATCCCACGTGATCATCTTGACGACCAAATAAGAATAATGCCGGCACATCGAATTGCGCTTTTTCGTCTGGGTCAAAGCTCAGCGCATAATTCGCGGATAATCGGTCTAAAAATTCTCCATCTGCATTAATTATTCCCGCCATCACTTCCGCCAAGAAACGATTCCAGTTTCTTGCTGTTAAAATGACACCACTTTTTGAAAAGTATGCTCGGTCTTCTTTTGATAGCGAACGTACAAATGTATCGTCTTGGTACATGACTTTTTGTTCGGGGAGCGTTCTTCTTTCTTTTTCAGGATAAATGACTGGACAAATAAGTAAGACTCCAAGCACTCTATCTGGCATTTTTGCTGCGATTCCGCGAGCTAAATAACCACCATACGATTCTCCGGCGAGTACAAATTGCTCGCCCGGAATTACAGCTTCAATAAATTCTAGTAAAAGCGTAAGTACGTGATCAGCATTTTGAATGGAGTCGTAATTCTCAGTTTTCCCCATTCCAGGCAAATCCACATAAATGCGTGAGAATGAGCTCTTCTTATCAAAGACTGGCTCCATGCAACCAATCATCAGCTGCGAATCAGGACCAAAGCCATGAATCATTATTATTGGTATTCCTTCACCATATTTTTCATAATAAACGTCTACGCTACGGATTGTTTTATGCATCTTCATTCCTCCTGGCGTTTATTTTTATCATAACATATTATTCTTCTGCCATCCGGTATCCAACCCCAACTTCTGTCAAAATGTACGCAGGTTCTGCCGGATTTTTTTCAATTTTACGTCGGATGTTACTCATATTGACCCGAAGCGCTTGATTTTCACTAGGATAAGGCCCCCAAATTTCGCGAATAATAAAATCATGTGTAAGGACTTTACCAGCGTGGCGAGCTAATAAAAGCAAAATTTTATATTCAATTGGCGTAAAGTGAATTTCCGTATCACCCATTTTGACAAGTCGGCGGTCGTCATCAATATACAAGTCTTGAATGCGAATAATATGGTCATTTGGCGCTTCTTTGCTACTTGGTTGAATGTGTCTGAGGGCAGTCCGAATACGTGCCAGTAGTTCCGATGTCCCGAATGGTTTCGTAATATAATCATCTGCGCCAAGGTCAAGTGCCGTCACTTTTTCTCGTTCGTGATCGCGCGCAGACACAACAATAATCGGCACTTTTGACCAAACGCGAATATCACGGAGCACATCCAGCCCTTCTACATCGGGCAAACCTAAATCGAGTAGCACAACATCCGGAGAATGGCTTGCTGTCTGCTCTAGTGCTTCTTTTCCACTCACTGCTTTAATCACTGAATAATCACTCGCCGTCAAAACAGCCGAAATAAAATTACTGATGCCCTCTTCATC comes from Listeria monocytogenes and encodes:
- a CDS encoding Y-family DNA polymerase → MRRAVIFCASILNRFFASVECVKRRLNPLEAYLVVMSNADRTGGLVLAATQKMKQEHHIKTGSRMYELPTWDNRIIIAPPRMKLYLKVNAMIQAIFRRYVPAEFIHVYSIDECFLDITGSHLLFGSTETIVRKIQRDILEELRLYVTVGIGDNPLLAKLALDNVAKNRDDGIAEWRYEDVPETIWKIRHLDDVCGIGRRTAVRLQKMGIFNMYQLSQTPPQVLKNAMGVVGEQLYYHAHGIDYSLLNEKYVPVSKSYGKSQILEKDYHVPAEVEIVIREMVEEVAMRLRQNHVDTAVIHLSVGYSKYSIKKGFSHQAKIPPTSSSHALIPYFLQLFRRYDEREPVRSIAISCGKITLKTGLQLNLFEDATTTLNHEQLEITVDKIRSRYGFKSLMHASSLLNGATGLKRSEMVGGHKG
- a CDS encoding response regulator, with the protein product MNSKRLVLIVEDEEGISNFISAVLTASDYSVIKAVSGKEALEQTASHSPDVVLLDLGLPDVEGLDVLRDIRVWSKVPIIVVSARDHEREKVTALDLGADDYITKPFGTSELLARIRTALRHIQPSSKEAPNDHIIRIQDLYIDDDRRLVKMGDTEIHFTPIEYKILLLLARHAGKVLTHDFIIREIWGPYPSENQALRVNMSNIRRKIEKNPAEPAYILTEVGVGYRMAEE
- a CDS encoding alpha/beta fold hydrolase — protein: MHKTIRSVDVYYEKYGEGIPIIMIHGFGPDSQLMIGCMEPVFDKKSSFSRIYVDLPGMGKTENYDSIQNADHVLTLLLEFIEAVIPGEQFVLAGESYGGYLARGIAAKMPDRVLGVLLICPVIYPEKERRTLPEQKVMYQDDTFVRSLSKEDRAYFSKSGVILTARNWNRFLAEVMAGIINADGEFLDRLSANYALSFDPDEKAQFDVPALFLFGRQDDHVGYADGITLLEKYPHASIAILDFAGHNLQIEQPKIFTTMVQDFLFRVNPE